The following are encoded in a window of Flavobacterium sp. WC2421 genomic DNA:
- a CDS encoding class I fructose-bisphosphate aldolase, with protein sequence MKDIFQLLDLLGNDKENLLNHVCKTIVKNQIQLPNKDSVDLFLNSNRNGQSIRSLNQLYQNGNLSATGYLSILPVDQGVEHTAGSSFSPNPIYFDPENIIKLALEAGCNAVASTMGGLALLSRKYAHKIPFIVKINHNELMTYPNKYDQIMFASVRDAWNMGAIAVGATVYFGSAESDRQIIEVAHAFEEAHNLGMATILWCYTRNTAFTKDNIDYNTAADITGQANYLGVKLQADIIKQKLPTNNGGFTALKFGKTNPDMYTKLSSEHPIDLCRYQVLNCYSGRIAMISSGGESKGKTDFAEAVRTAVINKRAGGSGVIMGRKSFQRSFSEGVALINSVQKIYLAKEITIA encoded by the coding sequence ATGAAAGATATATTCCAATTATTAGATTTATTAGGTAATGATAAAGAGAACTTGTTGAATCATGTCTGTAAAACAATTGTCAAGAATCAAATCCAATTACCCAATAAAGATAGTGTTGATTTATTTTTAAACAGCAACCGAAATGGACAATCCATTAGAAGTTTAAACCAACTTTATCAAAATGGAAATCTTTCTGCAACTGGTTACCTATCAATTTTACCAGTTGATCAGGGAGTCGAGCATACTGCTGGTAGTTCCTTTTCTCCAAATCCAATTTATTTTGACCCAGAAAATATAATAAAATTAGCATTAGAAGCTGGTTGCAATGCAGTTGCTTCGACTATGGGCGGTTTAGCATTGCTTTCTAGAAAATATGCACATAAAATTCCTTTTATAGTAAAAATAAATCATAATGAATTAATGACGTACCCAAATAAATACGATCAAATTATGTTTGCCAGTGTACGTGATGCATGGAATATGGGAGCTATTGCTGTAGGTGCTACTGTTTATTTTGGATCAGCTGAGTCAGACAGACAAATCATAGAAGTCGCACATGCATTTGAAGAAGCACATAATTTAGGTATGGCAACTATACTTTGGTGCTACACCCGAAACACTGCATTCACAAAAGACAATATCGATTACAATACTGCTGCAGATATTACGGGACAAGCCAATTATCTGGGAGTCAAATTACAAGCAGACATTATTAAACAAAAGTTGCCTACTAATAATGGTGGCTTTACTGCTTTAAAATTTGGCAAAACTAATCCAGATATGTATACTAAACTTTCAAGTGAGCATCCTATTGATCTCTGTCGGTATCAAGTTCTAAATTGTTATTCAGGTCGTATTGCAATGATCAGTTCTGGCGGAGAATCAAAAGGTAAAACTGACTTTGCAGAAGCGGTAAGAACAGCAGTAATAAATAAAAGAGCAGGAGGTTCTGGAGTGATAATGGGGCGAAAATCTTTTCAACGCTCTTTTAGTGAAGGCGTAGCGCTTATAAACTCAGTTCAAAAAATTTATTTGGCAAAAGAAATAACAATTGCTTAA
- a CDS encoding cation:proton antiporter, protein MDVFHLFSILIVVSAVFAYINFRYLKLPSTIGLMLVSLVFSLFILVFGNNFPDFKRDITATMYNINFSELLLEGMLSFMLFAGAIHIKFKDLNNEKLSILLFSTISVLISTFLIGFASYYVLTFMGFKIDLIHSMLFGALISPTDPISVLSILKSTGISKSLETIIAGESLFNDGVAVVVFITLLKLASPGANLDAISIMMLFGQEAIGGLILGLIVGYIGFKFIASIDHYQVEVLITLAIVMGGYTLAHYLHVSGPLAMVVAGLITGNQGKTLGMSDITARYVDGFWELIDEILNALLFVLIGLELLVIQTNQKILIAAFIILVITLITRYISIFIPSISVRLKEKITQKTRLILTWGGLRGGISIALALSINPEYHKEIWVTITYVIVCFSILVQGLTIGKFAKKMQ, encoded by the coding sequence ATGGACGTATTTCATCTTTTTTCAATACTAATTGTAGTATCAGCAGTCTTTGCTTACATTAATTTTCGTTACCTAAAATTACCAAGCACTATTGGTTTAATGCTTGTGTCCTTAGTTTTTTCTCTATTTATATTAGTTTTCGGGAATAATTTCCCTGATTTCAAGCGAGACATAACCGCTACCATGTACAATATCAATTTTAGTGAATTACTACTGGAAGGAATGTTGAGTTTTATGCTTTTTGCAGGAGCAATTCACATTAAATTCAAAGATTTGAACAATGAAAAATTAAGTATCTTATTATTTTCAACCATAAGCGTGCTGATTAGTACCTTCCTAATAGGATTTGCATCTTATTATGTATTGACTTTTATGGGTTTCAAAATAGATTTGATCCACTCCATGCTTTTTGGAGCTTTAATTTCACCTACAGATCCTATTTCAGTTTTGAGTATTTTAAAGAGTACTGGAATTTCAAAATCATTAGAAACAATCATCGCAGGAGAATCTTTATTTAACGACGGTGTAGCTGTTGTAGTATTCATTACACTATTAAAACTAGCTAGTCCTGGTGCAAACTTGGACGCAATTAGTATAATGATGTTGTTTGGTCAAGAAGCTATCGGAGGTTTAATTCTAGGTCTGATAGTGGGTTATATTGGATTTAAATTCATAGCCAGTATAGATCATTACCAAGTAGAAGTATTAATCACTTTAGCAATCGTTATGGGAGGTTATACACTTGCACACTATCTTCATGTTTCAGGCCCACTAGCTATGGTTGTTGCGGGGTTGATTACTGGTAACCAAGGAAAAACTTTAGGTATGTCAGATATAACAGCACGATATGTAGACGGATTTTGGGAACTAATAGATGAAATCCTAAATGCACTTCTTTTTGTACTTATAGGATTAGAACTTTTAGTTATTCAAACCAATCAAAAAATACTTATTGCAGCTTTTATTATTTTAGTCATTACACTAATTACTCGTTACATATCCATTTTTATTCCATCCATTTCGGTACGACTTAAAGAAAAAATAACTCAAAAAACGAGACTAATATTAACGTGGGGAGGTCTAAGAGGAGGCATTTCTATTGCTCTAGCTTTATCAATTAATCCAGAATATCACAAAGAAATATGGGTAACAATCACCTATGTAATTGTTTGTTTTTCTATTTTAGTACAAGGACTAACTATTGGAAAATTTGCTAAAAAAATGCAATAA
- a CDS encoding APC family permease has protein sequence MKKVLHKKLNELQATAICGNDISSSCLYVSALTIMYAGQYAWISLLLVAVVLFLFRKIYGEVVGAIPLNGGAYNVLLNTSSKRLASLAATLTVLSYMATAVISASEGMHYLHGIAPGINVAIATVVVLLAFTGLAILGIGESAIVAVVIFIIHLSTLSILVLASSWFIFSNGLDTFHINWSLPVTSGGIINALFLGFSAAMLGISGFESSANFVEEQEHGVFPKTLRNMWAIVSFFNPVIALLLICIIPLAQVGEHQESLLAYLGHTTGGSWLAYLISIDAVLVLCGAVLTSFVGVSGLLNRMTLDRILPNYFLKQNKRGSNYRIIISFLILCVSVLFVTAGNLIALAGVYTFSFLAVMGLFGIGNLLLKFKRKKLPRPEKARGIAVVFAVSLIIAAFIGNVQLNVDSFYTFIKYLIPALLFVSIMLNRSFLIKVLIEALEYFYKPLRRMVIFSNRYLLKMNLKINSQELVFFTKGDDVAIINKVMQYVQNNETTKKLKIVNVKSEGENNDLLIKDLKVLDRAYPEIDIEFIELEGVFGPEIIDELSNKWKIPKNFMFIGSPGNRFSYRVSELGGVRLIM, from the coding sequence ATGAAAAAAGTATTACATAAAAAATTAAATGAACTACAAGCAACCGCTATTTGCGGAAATGATATTAGCTCATCTTGTCTTTACGTATCGGCACTTACAATTATGTATGCAGGGCAATATGCTTGGATTTCATTATTATTAGTTGCAGTTGTATTATTTTTATTCCGAAAAATATATGGTGAAGTTGTTGGTGCCATACCTCTAAACGGTGGTGCTTATAATGTATTATTAAATACTTCTTCAAAAAGACTAGCTTCGCTTGCTGCTACTTTAACGGTATTATCATATATGGCGACAGCTGTTATATCGGCATCTGAAGGAATGCATTATCTTCACGGCATTGCACCAGGAATAAATGTAGCCATCGCAACAGTTGTTGTTCTGCTTGCATTTACTGGATTAGCTATTTTAGGAATTGGTGAATCAGCGATTGTGGCTGTTGTCATTTTTATTATTCATTTATCAACCTTAAGTATATTAGTCCTAGCGTCTTCTTGGTTTATTTTTTCCAATGGATTAGACACATTTCACATCAACTGGAGTCTGCCTGTAACTTCAGGAGGAATCATAAATGCTTTATTCTTAGGGTTTTCCGCAGCAATGTTAGGTATTTCAGGTTTTGAAAGTTCAGCTAATTTTGTTGAAGAACAAGAGCATGGTGTTTTTCCAAAAACACTTCGCAATATGTGGGCTATAGTAAGTTTTTTCAATCCAGTTATAGCATTATTATTAATTTGTATTATCCCCCTTGCGCAAGTTGGAGAACATCAAGAGTCATTATTAGCTTATTTAGGACACACAACTGGTGGATCTTGGTTAGCTTATCTTATCTCTATAGATGCTGTTCTAGTGCTTTGTGGTGCTGTTTTAACATCATTTGTAGGAGTTTCAGGTTTATTAAATCGTATGACTTTAGACCGTATTTTACCCAACTACTTTTTAAAACAAAATAAGCGTGGTTCTAATTATAGAATAATCATCAGCTTCTTAATATTATGTGTATCCGTTTTATTCGTTACAGCAGGTAATCTTATTGCATTAGCTGGAGTTTACACCTTCTCGTTCTTAGCGGTAATGGGATTATTTGGAATTGGAAATTTATTATTAAAATTCAAACGTAAAAAATTACCAAGACCAGAAAAAGCAAGAGGAATTGCAGTAGTTTTTGCAGTTTCACTTATCATAGCTGCCTTTATAGGAAATGTTCAATTAAATGTAGACTCTTTCTACACTTTTATTAAATACTTAATTCCAGCTTTACTTTTTGTCTCAATTATGCTCAACCGATCTTTTCTTATAAAAGTATTGATTGAAGCTTTAGAATATTTTTACAAACCATTACGAAGAATGGTTATTTTCAGTAATCGTTATTTATTGAAAATGAATTTAAAAATCAATTCACAAGAACTTGTGTTTTTCACAAAAGGGGATGACGTCGCTATCATAAATAAGGTAATGCAATACGTTCAAAATAACGAAACCACTAAAAAATTAAAAATTGTCAATGTAAAAAGTGAAGGGGAAAATAACGATTTACTTATAAAAGATCTTAAAGTATTAGATCGCGCCTATCCTGAAATTGATATCGAATTTATTGAACTAGAAGGTGTTTTTGGTCCTGAAATCATCGATGAACTATCAAATAAATGGAAAATTCCAAAAAACTTTATGTTTATTGGTTCTCCAGGAAATCGTTTCTCTTATAGAGTATCTGAACTTGGTGGTGTACGTTTAATTATGTAA
- a CDS encoding nuclear transport factor 2 family protein yields the protein MTENEKTLTKFYSAFSNADASTMCECYHPDIKFRDPVFGPLKGNRVCDMWKMLTEKSKGNLIIEFSHIEANEYLGSAKWVATYNFSKTNRKVINQVSSQFHFKNGLIIKHTDDFDIWKWSKQAFGITGVLFGWTGFMQKKIHEKALLSLKNYQKKITNDN from the coding sequence ATGACCGAAAACGAAAAAACACTAACCAAATTCTATTCTGCTTTTTCTAATGCTGATGCTTCAACAATGTGTGAATGTTATCATCCAGATATTAAATTTAGAGATCCTGTTTTTGGACCATTAAAAGGAAACAGAGTCTGTGACATGTGGAAAATGCTTACTGAAAAAAGCAAAGGAAACTTAATAATCGAATTTTCACATATAGAAGCTAATGAATATTTAGGTAGTGCAAAATGGGTAGCTACTTATAATTTTAGCAAAACGAATCGGAAAGTTATAAATCAAGTTAGTTCTCAATTTCATTTTAAAAATGGCTTAATTATTAAGCATACTGATGATTTTGATATTTGGAAATGGTCAAAACAAGCTTTTGGTATTACTGGAGTTTTATTTGGTTGGACTGGTTTTATGCAAAAAAAAATTCACGAAAAAGCACTTTTATCACTCAAGAATTATCAAAAAAAAATAACTAATGATAATTAA
- a CDS encoding mechanosensitive ion channel family protein — MKELLNYTLFQDGEFNIKIISIIKLFVFLIVTGLLLKIIKKTIYKVDKIDEAKKYSIYSLVRYLIIVISIITGLQLFGFNLSVLVAGSAALLVGIGLGLQNLFSDFVSGIILLVDSSVKVNDVIEADGLICIVKEINLRTTTVLTRDDKYIILPNSNLTKNQLINWTHNDLSSRFDVNIGVDYSSDIKQVMQVLKEAVDSQNGVLKEPNPFVRFTDFGDSSLNFSVIFWSEDVFRVESIKSEMRIKIFELFKENNIIIPFPQRVIHINK, encoded by the coding sequence ATGAAAGAACTATTAAACTATACTCTTTTTCAAGATGGAGAATTCAATATTAAGATTATTAGCATTATAAAGCTATTCGTCTTTCTTATCGTAACGGGTCTTCTTTTGAAAATTATTAAAAAAACAATTTACAAAGTTGACAAAATTGACGAAGCTAAAAAATATTCCATTTACAGTTTAGTCAGATATTTAATTATTGTAATTTCGATTATTACTGGTTTACAACTATTTGGATTTAATTTATCGGTACTAGTAGCAGGTTCAGCAGCATTATTAGTTGGGATTGGTTTGGGATTACAAAACCTATTTAGTGATTTTGTTTCTGGAATTATACTCTTGGTTGACTCTTCAGTTAAGGTAAATGATGTTATAGAAGCTGACGGATTAATATGTATTGTAAAGGAAATCAACTTAAGAACAACCACCGTTTTAACGCGAGATGATAAATACATTATCCTACCTAATTCTAATTTAACAAAAAATCAGTTAATAAACTGGACACATAATGATCTCTCGTCAAGGTTTGACGTCAATATAGGTGTAGATTATTCATCGGATATAAAACAAGTAATGCAAGTACTTAAGGAAGCTGTTGATAGTCAAAACGGTGTACTTAAGGAACCAAATCCTTTTGTTCGATTTACTGATTTTGGTGATTCATCACTAAATTTTTCTGTTATTTTCTGGTCTGAAGATGTTTTTAGAGTCGAAAGTATAAAAAGTGAAATGAGGATCAAAATATTTGAATTATTTAAAGAAAATAATATCATCATTCCTTTTCCTCAAAGAGTAATACACATCAACAAATAG
- a CDS encoding DinB family protein, which produces MIINTLKTIFKRDLNQLKTEIDLYQNESKIWQVENGISNSAGNLCLHLIGNLNTYIGTVFGKTDYIRNRSLEFSLRNIPKSELLQKIDATLLVVEEALNAIKEDDLKMDYPMLVFENKTTTEFMLIHLTTHLAYHLGQINYHRRLLNE; this is translated from the coding sequence ATGATAATTAATACTTTAAAAACGATATTTAAACGAGATCTTAATCAGTTAAAAACTGAAATTGATCTGTATCAAAATGAAAGTAAAATATGGCAGGTAGAAAATGGAATATCAAACTCTGCCGGAAATTTATGCCTTCACTTAATAGGAAATCTTAACACCTATATTGGAACCGTTTTTGGGAAAACAGACTATATCCGAAACAGATCTCTTGAATTTTCATTAAGGAATATTCCAAAATCCGAATTGTTACAAAAAATCGATGCCACACTACTTGTAGTCGAGGAAGCCTTAAATGCAATAAAAGAAGATGATTTAAAAATGGACTATCCAATGTTAGTATTCGAAAACAAAACAACAACTGAGTTTATGCTTATCCATTTGACTACGCACCTAGCTTATCATCTTGGACAAATAAATTACCATCGCCGTTTATTAAATGAATAA
- a CDS encoding mechanosensitive ion channel family protein: MEKQIQEYLYNPTVGKIVTFLVGVAIIWMIINALQKKLFSKIKDNDNRYKAKKFSTFVGYLITIIFLTVVFSDKLGGFTVALGVAGAGIAFALQEVIASFAGWLAIMFGGFYNTGDRVQLGGIKGDVMDIGVLRTTIMETGQWVDGDLYNGRIVLIANSYVFKEPVFNYSGDFPFLWDEIKIPIQYGSNYDKAQEIILNVGIEVAGDLTNTSKEKWKKLQNKYRLEDAQTEPMISLVANDNWAEYTLRYVVGYKKRRFTKTALFSKILSQIEATNGEVKMASATFHLVQAPDFNINIKK; this comes from the coding sequence ATGGAAAAGCAAATCCAAGAATACCTATATAATCCCACTGTTGGGAAAATTGTGACTTTTCTTGTTGGTGTTGCCATAATTTGGATGATTATTAATGCCCTTCAAAAAAAGCTGTTTTCAAAAATTAAAGACAATGACAATCGATATAAAGCTAAAAAGTTCAGCACTTTTGTGGGTTATTTGATAACTATTATTTTTTTGACTGTTGTTTTTAGTGATAAGTTAGGTGGATTTACTGTTGCATTAGGCGTTGCAGGTGCAGGAATTGCGTTTGCCTTACAGGAAGTTATTGCTTCATTTGCAGGTTGGTTAGCCATCATGTTTGGTGGATTTTATAATACAGGAGATCGCGTACAACTAGGAGGAATAAAAGGAGACGTAATGGATATTGGAGTGCTACGAACTACAATTATGGAAACAGGGCAATGGGTTGATGGTGATTTATACAATGGAAGAATAGTATTGATTGCCAATAGTTATGTTTTTAAAGAACCTGTTTTTAATTATTCTGGAGATTTTCCTTTTTTATGGGACGAAATAAAAATACCCATTCAATACGGAAGCAATTACGATAAAGCTCAAGAAATAATATTGAATGTAGGTATCGAAGTTGCAGGTGATTTAACCAATACTTCAAAAGAAAAATGGAAAAAACTTCAAAATAAATATAGATTAGAAGACGCACAAACTGAACCCATGATTTCCTTGGTTGCCAATGACAATTGGGCCGAATATACGCTTCGTTATGTGGTAGGTTATAAAAAAAGAAGATTTACCAAAACGGCATTGTTTTCTAAAATCTTAAGCCAAATAGAAGCTACAAACGGAGAGGTAAAAATGGCTTCCGCCACATTCCACTTGGTTCAAGCACCTGATTTCAATATCAATATCAAAAAATAA
- a CDS encoding alkene reductase has product MRENLLYTPIKIGSIELKNRIVMAPMTRCRALKNIPNELMCEYYKQRSTAGLIITEGTSPSPNGLGYARIPGIFSEKQVEAWKKITETIHKNKGKIIVQLMHSGRISHPLNMPVGSKILAPSAVKASGQMWTDLKDFQDFETPAEMTLQDIIHAKTEFICAAENALFAHFDGVELHAANGYLLEEFLSPITNTRTDNYGGSIENRCRFVLEVTKAVAQTIGKDKTGIRLSPYGVASDMPHYPEINPTYDYLSKELNKLDIAYIHLVDHSAMGAPPVPLEIKKMIRENFKNAIILCGGFNTETAEEAIESGLADGIAFGRPFIVNPDLVDRLKNNWPISEDLDMDLFYTADEKGYTDYPFYTS; this is encoded by the coding sequence ATGAGAGAAAATCTATTATACACCCCTATAAAAATTGGCTCAATCGAATTAAAAAATCGAATTGTTATGGCCCCAATGACTCGATGCAGAGCATTAAAAAATATTCCCAATGAACTTATGTGCGAATATTATAAGCAACGTTCAACTGCAGGATTGATCATAACTGAAGGAACATCACCTTCTCCAAACGGTCTAGGTTATGCCAGAATTCCAGGGATATTTAGTGAAAAACAAGTTGAGGCCTGGAAAAAAATCACAGAAACAATTCATAAAAATAAAGGCAAAATAATTGTTCAATTAATGCACTCAGGAAGAATAAGTCACCCCCTTAATATGCCTGTAGGTTCAAAAATACTGGCACCCTCAGCCGTTAAAGCAAGTGGGCAAATGTGGACTGACTTAAAAGATTTTCAAGACTTTGAAACCCCAGCTGAAATGACTTTACAAGATATAATCCATGCAAAAACCGAATTTATTTGTGCTGCTGAAAATGCCCTATTTGCTCATTTTGACGGAGTAGAATTACATGCTGCCAATGGGTACTTATTAGAAGAATTTCTTTCACCTATCACCAATACTCGTACTGATAATTATGGTGGGAGTATTGAAAACCGATGTCGTTTTGTACTCGAAGTAACCAAAGCAGTAGCACAAACAATTGGAAAAGACAAAACAGGAATTCGTTTATCTCCTTATGGTGTCGCAAGTGACATGCCTCATTATCCCGAAATTAATCCGACTTACGATTACTTATCTAAAGAACTTAACAAACTTGACATTGCTTATATCCATTTAGTAGATCATTCTGCAATGGGAGCACCTCCTGTTCCTTTAGAAATTAAAAAAATGATTCGTGAAAATTTTAAAAATGCTATAATACTTTGTGGTGGATTTAATACTGAAACAGCCGAAGAAGCTATTGAAAGTGGTCTAGCTGATGGTATTGCTTTTGGTAGACCATTCATTGTTAACCCTGATCTTGTGGATCGACTTAAAAATAATTGGCCCATTTCTGAGGATCTAGATATGGATCTATTCTATACTGCCGATGAAAAAGGATATACTGATTACCCATTTTATACCTCTTGA
- a CDS encoding outer membrane beta-barrel protein, which produces MKSKNIYNETPSTAWSLTNSTLKSIGIITLAWLSFQTSVQAQETLEAKYTKPSWYFGLAGGANFNFYRGSTQQMNASFTSPKTFHDGFGAGLFIAPLLEYRPADSRWGVMLQAGYDNRKGKFDQVVTACDCPADLKTNVSYITVEPSLRFAPFKSNFYIYGGPRLAFNMDKSFTYQLGINPAYPDQTANPAVKGDFDNVNKTIVSMQIGAGYDIPLSTDSNKTQFVLSPFVSFQPYFGQDPRSTETWNITTVRAGVALKFGQGQNIQQSTDMVKDAEVKFSINSPSNLPGESRYNEIFPLRNYVYFNAGSTEIPNRYVLLTKNQVKDFKEDQLEVYAPKNLSDRSKRQMTVYYNILNILGDRMQKNPTSTISLVGSSENGPTDGLVMAESVKTYLVNVFAIDASRIITKGQTKPNIPSLQPGGTLELELLNEGDRRVSIESTSPDLLMEFQNGPDAQLKPVKIVALQEAPIESYVTFDNTGATEALSSWSLQIADEQGKVQSFGPYTEDVVRIPGKAILGNRAEGDYNVKMIGQSKSGKIVEKESPIHVVLWTPAKVEEGIRYSIIYEFNKAKAISIYEKYLTDVITPKIPAGATVIIHGHTDIIGEEIHNQDLSLARANDVKNIIESGLSKTGRNDVKFELHGFGEDENKAPFENKTPEERSYNRTVIIDIIPATK; this is translated from the coding sequence ATGAAATCAAAAAATATTTATAACGAGACACCATCTACTGCATGGTCTCTTACTAATAGTACCTTAAAAAGTATCGGAATTATTACTTTAGCTTGGTTGAGTTTTCAAACTTCAGTTCAAGCACAAGAGACTCTAGAAGCTAAGTATACAAAACCTTCATGGTATTTTGGTTTAGCTGGTGGTGCTAATTTTAATTTTTACAGAGGGTCAACACAGCAAATGAATGCTAGTTTTACTTCTCCTAAAACATTTCATGATGGATTTGGAGCTGGTCTTTTTATTGCACCACTTTTAGAATATCGTCCTGCTGATTCAAGATGGGGAGTTATGTTACAAGCTGGATATGACAATCGTAAGGGTAAATTTGACCAAGTAGTTACAGCATGTGACTGTCCTGCGGATTTAAAAACGAACGTGAGTTATATTACAGTGGAGCCAAGTTTGCGTTTCGCTCCTTTCAAATCTAATTTCTATATATATGGAGGTCCACGTTTGGCTTTCAATATGGATAAATCATTTACCTATCAATTAGGTATAAATCCTGCATATCCAGATCAAACAGCTAATCCAGCTGTGAAAGGTGATTTTGACAATGTCAATAAAACGATTGTTTCTATGCAAATAGGAGCTGGATATGACATTCCACTTTCAACAGATAGTAACAAAACGCAATTTGTATTGTCTCCTTTTGTTTCTTTCCAACCTTATTTTGGTCAAGATCCTCGTTCAACTGAAACTTGGAATATTACTACTGTAAGAGCTGGTGTTGCACTTAAATTTGGACAAGGCCAAAATATCCAACAGTCTACTGATATGGTAAAAGACGCCGAAGTGAAATTCTCTATTAATTCACCAAGTAATCTACCAGGTGAGTCTAGATATAATGAAATATTCCCACTTAGAAACTATGTGTATTTTAATGCCGGTTCAACTGAAATTCCAAACCGTTATGTTTTATTAACTAAAAATCAGGTAAAAGATTTCAAAGAAGATCAATTAGAAGTTTATGCTCCTAAAAACTTGTCTGACCGTTCAAAACGACAAATGACTGTTTACTATAATATTTTGAATATTTTAGGTGATCGTATGCAAAAAAATCCTACATCAACAATTTCTTTAGTAGGGTCTTCAGAAAATGGTCCTACAGATGGATTAGTAATGGCAGAATCTGTTAAAACGTATTTAGTAAATGTATTTGCAATTGATGCGTCAAGAATCATAACTAAAGGTCAAACAAAACCTAATATCCCTTCTTTACAACCAGGAGGAACATTAGAATTAGAACTTCTTAATGAAGGAGATCGTAGAGTATCAATTGAAAGTACTTCACCAGATTTATTGATGGAATTTCAAAACGGACCTGATGCCCAATTGAAACCAGTAAAAATTGTAGCACTACAAGAAGCACCAATTGAAAGCTATGTTACTTTTGATAATACAGGAGCTACTGAAGCTTTATCGTCATGGTCTTTACAAATTGCTGATGAACAAGGAAAAGTACAATCTTTTGGTCCATATACAGAAGATGTAGTTCGTATACCTGGTAAAGCAATCTTAGGTAACCGTGCAGAAGGGGATTACAATGTAAAAATGATTGGTCAATCAAAAAGCGGTAAAATTGTAGAGAAAGAAAGCCCTATACATGTTGTACTTTGGACACCAGCAAAAGTGGAAGAAGGAATTAGATACAGTATTATTTATGAGTTTAATAAAGCTAAAGCTATTTCAATTTATGAAAAATACCTTACTGATGTAATTACTCCAAAAATTCCAGCTGGAGCAACCGTAATTATTCATGGACATACTGATATAATCGGTGAAGAAATTCACAATCAAGATTTGTCTTTAGCTCGCGCTAATGATGTGAAAAACATTATTGAAAGTGGTTTATCTAAAACTGGAAGAAATGATGTGAAATTTGAATTACATGGATTTGGAGAAGATGAAAACAAAGCTCCTTTTGAAAATAAAACTCCAGAAGAACGTTCTTATAATAGAACTGTAATAATTGACATTATTCCAGCTACTAAATAA